One stretch of Lacimicrobium alkaliphilum DNA includes these proteins:
- a CDS encoding DmsE family decaheme c-type cytochrome: MKILSKGASKLWLAGWLMAFTILSGNSISSETTDIEREYMPNDPKLCLMCHGADSDHPAESVMHSVHGQSSSENTPFSTNQQGCQSCHGPSASHLKLVNGVRPPPAMVFNSDQPAQQRDEVCLDCHQDTAGHYWAGSAHEFSQQGCTSCHTIHQEDDAMKKFVQLNNQCMDCHQRQRAQIMRPSSHPLRSGHMNCIDCHSPHGGPGPAELKAFTLNEQCLDCHAEKRGPFLWEHAPVTEDCSSCHTPHGSNHNALLNARTPFLCQQCHQAAFHPSNQESGTGIPPRGASSNLLGKDCMNCHSQVHGSNHPSGSGLTR; encoded by the coding sequence ATGAAAATACTCAGCAAGGGCGCATCAAAATTGTGGCTGGCGGGTTGGCTTATGGCTTTCACCATACTGTCCGGCAATTCAATTAGCAGCGAAACAACGGATATTGAGCGGGAATATATGCCCAATGATCCAAAGCTGTGCCTGATGTGCCATGGTGCTGACAGTGACCATCCAGCCGAGAGTGTGATGCACAGTGTGCATGGACAATCCTCATCTGAAAACACCCCTTTTTCGACCAACCAGCAGGGTTGCCAGAGCTGTCATGGTCCAAGTGCCAGTCATTTAAAGCTGGTGAATGGGGTGCGTCCGCCGCCTGCTATGGTTTTTAATTCAGATCAGCCTGCTCAGCAGCGCGATGAGGTATGTTTAGACTGTCACCAGGATACGGCCGGGCATTATTGGGCCGGCAGTGCCCATGAGTTCAGTCAACAGGGCTGCACCAGCTGTCACACCATCCATCAGGAGGATGACGCGATGAAAAAGTTTGTGCAACTTAACAATCAGTGTATGGACTGCCATCAGCGCCAGCGTGCTCAGATAATGCGCCCCTCCAGCCACCCGCTGCGTTCAGGCCATATGAACTGCATCGACTGTCATTCACCCCATGGCGGACCGGGACCGGCGGAACTGAAAGCCTTCACTCTGAATGAACAGTGTCTTGACTGCCATGCAGAGAAACGCGGTCCCTTTTTATGGGAACACGCGCCGGTAACCGAAGATTGCAGTAGTTGCCATACACCCCATGGCTCCAACCACAATGCGTTACTCAACGCCCGAACGCCTTTTCTGTGTCAGCAATGTCATCAGGCCGCCTTTCATCCGAGTAATCAGGAAAGCGGTACCGGTATTCCACCAAGGGGCGCATCCTCTAATTTACTGGGTAAAGACTGTATGAATTGTCATTCTCAGGTACACGGCAGCAATCATCCGTCAGGCTCGGGCCTGACCCGCTAA